A window of Amycolatopsis australiensis contains these coding sequences:
- a CDS encoding ferredoxin, whose translation MKIIADTGKCVGAGQCVLTEPALFDQSEDDGTVIVLDDQPTGELVEKAREAVHVCPSQALSLQE comes from the coding sequence ATGAAGATCATCGCGGACACCGGCAAGTGCGTCGGCGCCGGGCAGTGCGTGCTCACCGAGCCCGCGCTGTTCGACCAGAGCGAGGACGACGGCACGGTCATCGTCCTCGACGACCAGCCGACGGGCGAGCTGGTGGAGAAGGCCCGCGAAGCGGTGCACGTCTGCCCCAGCCAGGCCCTCTCGCTGCAGGAGTGA
- a CDS encoding cytochrome P450, protein MTAVHEFPMTRTCPFAPPPAYEQIREAEPVSKVRLPDGGWAWVVTRHEDVRTVLNDRRFSADRQHPDFPQLVKGGFRRQGDERTMITMDAPEHGPARKAVLGEFTVRRMEALRPRIQEIVDGQIDALLAGPKPGDLVETLALPVPSLVICEMLGVPYADHDFFQTHTAKIIKRGTSPQERRAAFDTVRGYMADLIAEKEQDPPDDVLGRQIVKLREEGTYRRASLAATGFLLLVAGHETTANMISLSTVAFLRNPEQLARIKADPGKTLDAVEEMLRYFTIVDAATARLCVEDIEVGGQLIRAGEGVLALGYAANRDPRAFDNPDELDIERGARHHVAFGFGPHQCLGQNLARMELQIVFDTLFRRVPTLALAADVDDLPFKDDANIYGLYRLPVTW, encoded by the coding sequence ATGACCGCGGTCCACGAGTTCCCGATGACTCGCACGTGCCCGTTCGCGCCGCCGCCGGCGTACGAGCAGATCCGCGAAGCGGAGCCGGTTTCGAAGGTGCGGCTGCCCGACGGCGGCTGGGCCTGGGTGGTCACCCGGCACGAGGACGTCCGGACCGTGCTGAACGACCGGCGCTTCAGCGCCGACCGCCAGCACCCGGACTTCCCGCAGCTGGTGAAGGGCGGCTTCCGGCGGCAGGGCGACGAACGCACGATGATCACCATGGACGCGCCCGAGCACGGGCCGGCCCGCAAGGCGGTGCTCGGCGAGTTCACCGTGCGCCGGATGGAGGCGCTGCGGCCGCGGATCCAGGAGATCGTCGACGGGCAGATCGACGCGCTGCTGGCCGGGCCGAAGCCCGGCGACCTCGTCGAGACGCTGGCGCTGCCGGTGCCGTCGCTGGTGATCTGCGAGATGCTCGGCGTGCCCTACGCCGACCACGACTTCTTCCAGACCCACACGGCGAAGATCATCAAGCGCGGGACGAGCCCGCAGGAGCGGCGGGCGGCGTTCGACACCGTGCGCGGCTACATGGCCGACCTGATCGCGGAGAAGGAGCAGGACCCGCCGGACGACGTGCTCGGGCGGCAGATCGTCAAGCTGCGCGAGGAAGGCACCTACCGGCGGGCTTCGCTGGCCGCGACGGGCTTCCTGCTGCTGGTCGCGGGCCACGAAACCACGGCGAACATGATCTCGCTGTCGACCGTGGCGTTCCTGCGCAACCCGGAGCAGCTCGCGCGGATCAAGGCCGACCCGGGCAAGACGCTCGACGCGGTCGAGGAGATGCTGCGGTACTTCACGATCGTCGACGCGGCGACGGCCCGGCTGTGCGTCGAGGACATCGAGGTCGGCGGACAGCTGATCCGGGCCGGCGAGGGCGTCCTGGCGCTGGGCTACGCGGCGAACCGCGACCCGCGGGCGTTCGACAACCCGGACGAGCTGGACATCGAGCGCGGCGCGCGTCACCACGTCGCGTTCGGGTTCGGCCCGCACCAGTGCCTCGGCCAGAACCTGGCCCGGATGGAGCTGCAGATCGTCTTCGACACGCTGTTCCGCCGGGTCCCGACGCTGGCGCTCGCCGCGGACGTCGACGACCTGCCGTTCAAGGACGACGCGAACATCTACGGGCTGTACCGGCTGCCGGTGACCTGGTAG
- a CDS encoding cytochrome P450, translating to MTEVAEPATREDVFPLERSCPFAPPPAYEKLRAAGPVHRVELQSGQEAWAITRLEDVRQMLTDPRFSSDRFNPGFPFLTKQGRPVRRNNFTASLINMDPPEHTAARREVVGEFTVKRMKALQPRIQQIVDEHIDAILAGPKPADLVSALSLPVPSLVICELLGVPYADHEFFQVRSSTLLNRDVDQEVRVQAVDELQEYLDQLVAKKEAEPSDDLLGRQIRKQREEHGAADHDSLVSLAFLLLIAGHETTANMISLGTVALLENPDQLEIIKNDPGKTLDAVEELLRYFTIAEFATSRVATEDVEIGGQLIRAGEGVLGLSYSGNRDEAAFQDADKLDLERGARHHVAFGFGPHQCLGQNLARMELQIVFDTLFRRIPELKLAAPVDQLPFKHDSSIFGLYCLPVTW from the coding sequence ATGACCGAAGTCGCCGAACCTGCCACGCGGGAAGACGTCTTTCCGCTGGAGCGGAGCTGCCCGTTCGCTCCGCCGCCGGCCTACGAGAAGCTCCGCGCGGCCGGGCCGGTGCACCGCGTCGAGCTGCAGTCCGGCCAGGAGGCCTGGGCCATCACCCGGCTCGAGGACGTCCGGCAGATGCTGACCGACCCGCGGTTCAGCTCCGACCGGTTCAACCCGGGCTTCCCGTTCCTGACCAAGCAGGGCCGCCCGGTGCGGCGGAACAACTTCACCGCGTCACTGATCAACATGGACCCGCCGGAGCACACCGCCGCCCGCCGCGAGGTCGTCGGCGAGTTCACCGTCAAGCGGATGAAGGCGCTGCAGCCGCGGATCCAGCAGATCGTCGACGAGCACATCGACGCGATCCTGGCCGGCCCGAAGCCCGCCGACCTCGTGTCCGCGCTGAGCCTGCCGGTGCCGTCGCTGGTCATCTGCGAGCTGCTCGGCGTCCCGTACGCCGACCACGAGTTCTTCCAGGTCCGCAGCTCGACGCTGCTCAACCGCGACGTCGACCAGGAGGTCCGCGTCCAGGCCGTCGACGAGCTGCAGGAGTACCTCGACCAGCTGGTCGCCAAGAAGGAGGCCGAGCCGTCCGACGACCTGCTCGGCCGCCAGATCCGCAAGCAGCGCGAGGAGCACGGCGCCGCCGACCACGACTCGCTCGTCTCGCTGGCCTTCCTGCTGCTCATCGCCGGGCACGAGACGACGGCGAACATGATCTCGCTCGGCACGGTCGCGCTGCTGGAGAACCCGGACCAGCTCGAGATCATCAAGAACGACCCGGGCAAGACGCTCGACGCGGTCGAGGAGCTGCTGCGGTACTTCACGATCGCCGAGTTCGCGACCTCGCGCGTCGCCACCGAGGACGTCGAGATCGGCGGGCAGCTGATCCGCGCCGGCGAGGGCGTCCTCGGCCTGAGCTACTCCGGCAACCGCGACGAAGCCGCGTTCCAGGACGCCGACAAGCTCGACCTCGAGCGCGGCGCGCGCCACCACGTCGCGTTCGGCTTCGGGCCGCACCAGTGCCTCGGCCAGAACCTGGCCCGGATGGAGCTGCAGATCGTCTTCGACACGCTGTTCCGCCGCATCCCCGAGCTGAAGCTGGCCGCGCCGGTCGACCAGCTGCCGTTCAAGCACGACTCGTCGATCTTCGGCCTCTACTGCCTGCCCGTGACCTGGTGA
- a CDS encoding carbohydrate ABC transporter permease — protein MTTLAPRKRQYGKGSLTLATWVIAILFVFPLLWMIITAFKQEADAYTDPPKLLFTPTFDQIANVLNGGFLPYLANSAFVTILSTLLVLLLGVPAAYALSLAPVKGTSNALGFFLSTKMLPIVAAIIPLYVISQNTELLDTVWALVILYTSMNLPLAIWMMRSFFLEVPHEMIEAGRIDGANLPTLLRKIIMPVVAPGIAATALICVIFSWTEFFYAVNLTAARAGTVPVFLVGFITSEGLYWAQLSAAALLASLPVMIVGWIAQNHLVRGLSMGAVK, from the coding sequence ATGACCACCCTGGCTCCCCGGAAGCGGCAGTACGGCAAGGGCTCGCTGACCCTGGCGACCTGGGTGATCGCGATCCTCTTCGTCTTCCCGCTGCTGTGGATGATCATCACGGCGTTCAAGCAGGAGGCCGACGCCTACACCGACCCGCCGAAGCTGCTGTTCACGCCGACGTTCGACCAGATCGCCAACGTCCTGAACGGCGGGTTCCTGCCCTACCTGGCGAACTCGGCGTTCGTCACGATCCTGTCGACGCTGCTGGTGCTGCTCCTCGGCGTCCCGGCGGCGTACGCGCTGTCACTGGCGCCGGTGAAGGGCACGTCCAACGCGCTGGGGTTCTTCCTCTCGACGAAGATGCTGCCGATCGTGGCGGCGATCATCCCGCTGTACGTGATCTCGCAGAACACCGAACTGCTCGACACGGTGTGGGCGCTGGTCATCCTGTACACGTCGATGAACCTGCCGCTGGCCATCTGGATGATGCGGTCGTTCTTCCTGGAAGTGCCGCACGAGATGATCGAGGCCGGCCGCATCGACGGCGCGAACCTGCCGACGCTGCTGCGCAAGATCATCATGCCGGTGGTCGCGCCCGGGATCGCGGCGACGGCGCTGATCTGCGTGATCTTTTCCTGGACGGAGTTCTTCTACGCGGTCAACCTGACGGCGGCCCGCGCCGGCACCGTGCCGGTGTTCCTCGTCGGGTTCATCACCAGCGAGGGCCTGTACTGGGCCCAGCTGTCCGCCGCCGCGTTGCTGGCCTCGCTGCCGGTGATGATCGTCGGCTGGATCGCCCAGAACCACCTGGTCCGCGGCCTGTCCATGGGCGCGGTCAAGTAG